The following coding sequences lie in one Enterococcus sp. 9E7_DIV0242 genomic window:
- a CDS encoding metal-binding protein ZinT has product MLKKIVFYTGILMGLIFGVIGCGTAENPNSQKSSASSASSESSSEIDQDHEHSHAKTPAAEGIFEDAEVADRTLSDWAGEWQSVFPYLEVGSLDEVFEHKAEEGEKTAEEYKEYYRIGYQTDIERIDIYQELISFYRDGEWFAGNYAYAGYKILTYESGKKGVRYLFDKVSGEEEAPKSVQFSDHIIAPEKSAHYHIYFGDMSHEELLKEMENWPTYYPASLSVQDVVHEMLYH; this is encoded by the coding sequence ATGTTGAAGAAAATTGTCTTTTATACAGGTATACTTATGGGATTAATTTTTGGTGTTATAGGGTGTGGTACGGCTGAAAACCCCAATAGTCAGAAATCCTCTGCTTCATCTGCAAGTAGTGAGTCGTCTTCTGAAATTGACCAAGACCATGAACATTCCCACGCGAAGACACCGGCTGCAGAAGGAATTTTTGAAGATGCTGAGGTAGCGGATCGAACACTTTCAGATTGGGCAGGAGAGTGGCAGTCTGTCTTTCCCTATTTAGAGGTCGGATCATTAGACGAAGTTTTTGAGCATAAAGCGGAAGAGGGAGAAAAAACAGCGGAGGAATACAAAGAATATTATAGAATAGGGTATCAGACAGATATAGAAAGGATCGACATTTATCAAGAGTTGATTTCCTTCTATAGGGATGGAGAATGGTTTGCTGGGAATTATGCATATGCTGGATATAAAATCCTGACCTATGAGTCTGGGAAGAAAGGTGTTCGCTATTTGTTTGATAAGGTGAGTGGGGAGGAGGAAGCACCAAAATCAGTACAATTCAGTGACCATATCATTGCACCGGAAAAATCAGCGCATTATCATATTTATTTTGGCGATATGAGTCATGAGGAGCTTCTTAAAGAGATGGAGAACTGGCCGACATATTATCCGGCATCGCTGTCTGTGCAGGATGTTGTACATGAAATGCTGTATCATTAA
- the tsaE gene encoding tRNA (adenosine(37)-N6)-threonylcarbamoyltransferase complex ATPase subunit type 1 TsaE, producing MNVSVANLLETEALAIRIGHAALAGDVILLSGDLGAGKTTMTKGIALGLGIERMIKSPTYTIVREYQSGRLPLYHMDVYRVAGQTEELGLEEYFEGDGLSVVEWGKLLEDDIPEEYLSITLEKDADNEETRLISLIGVGKSGLAFLERIEKSKGEKE from the coding sequence ATGAACGTAAGTGTAGCAAATCTTCTTGAAACAGAAGCATTAGCAATAAGAATTGGACACGCTGCTTTAGCTGGTGATGTCATTCTACTATCGGGTGATTTGGGTGCCGGGAAAACGACAATGACAAAAGGAATTGCGTTGGGGTTAGGCATTGAACGAATGATCAAGAGCCCAACCTATACAATTGTCAGAGAATATCAAAGTGGTCGATTGCCACTGTATCATATGGACGTGTATCGAGTAGCAGGGCAAACGGAAGAGTTGGGATTGGAAGAATATTTTGAGGGGGATGGACTCAGTGTTGTTGAGTGGGGAAAGCTGCTGGAAGATGATATCCCTGAGGAATATCTTTCTATAACTTTGGAAAAGGACGCGGATAACGAAGAAACACGATTGATTTCTTTGATTGGTGTCGGTAAATCCGGACTGGCTTTTCTTGAGAGAATCGAAAAATCCAAGGGGGAAAAGGAATGA
- a CDS encoding GNAT family N-acetyltransferase encodes MTREEVDITIREAVPDDAQQIAAALQQVAVETPYLVMNGEEPAIEVEELAHNLANLYDSPNNVLMVAIIENRIVGTASVSASSKKRMEHLGEIGISILKDYWGFGLGKAMMETLIDWSCEGGIIRRLELTVQERNQRAIQLYEKVGFQTEAILPRGTKTDEDEFLDVRLMSLLID; translated from the coding sequence ATGACGCGAGAAGAGGTTGATATCACGATCAGAGAAGCAGTCCCTGATGATGCACAGCAGATAGCAGCAGCTTTACAGCAGGTTGCTGTTGAAACTCCTTATTTAGTTATGAATGGAGAAGAACCTGCTATTGAAGTGGAGGAACTGGCACACAACTTGGCGAATCTCTATGATTCTCCTAACAATGTACTGATGGTTGCCATCATTGAAAATCGGATTGTCGGTACGGCTTCTGTCAGTGCCTCAAGCAAAAAACGAATGGAGCATCTAGGAGAGATAGGTATCAGTATTTTAAAAGACTACTGGGGTTTTGGTTTAGGGAAAGCAATGATGGAGACCCTGATCGATTGGTCTTGTGAAGGAGGCATCATCCGACGCTTGGAATTGACCGTGCAGGAACGAAATCAACGAGCAATACAGCTTTATGAAAAGGTCGGATTCCAAACAGAAGCAATCCTGCCGAGAGGGACAAAAACAGATGAAGATGAGTTTTTGGATGTTCGGTTGATGAGTCTTCTAATTGATTAA
- a CDS encoding YxeA family protein: MKKLIQLILLAGLLIVGFFGYRYYQETYVGEIAYTRRPAEIPEKVSHESESGIGDDSPWYSYDYTITFVKEDGSTKKDSLSISGDNPQPLEPNSYVKVKISKKRIIEGPNNISESEIPIKTMDEIRKIEG, from the coding sequence ATGAAAAAGTTAATTCAATTAATTTTATTGGCAGGGCTTTTAATTGTAGGCTTTTTTGGTTATCGCTATTATCAAGAAACCTATGTAGGAGAAATTGCCTATACTAGAAGACCTGCAGAAATTCCCGAAAAAGTAAGCCATGAAAGCGAAAGCGGTATTGGAGATGATTCGCCATGGTATTCTTACGATTATACCATTACATTCGTAAAAGAAGACGGTTCGACAAAAAAAGATTCACTTAGTATTTCAGGAGATAATCCACAACCACTAGAGCCAAATAGCTATGTCAAAGTGAAGATCAGTAAAAAAAGAATAATCGAAGGTCCCAACAACATTTCAGAATCAGAGATTCCTATTAAGACAATGGATGAAATAAGGAAAATTGAAGGGTAG
- a CDS encoding DUF3958 family protein: MGKKDRDSFLLALEEEENRIANERYKAKQTEQEMKKLSKDYERIFTRSGQLFYKLEKIFQKSQAKSIFTEIFSDIQREEQDIFERIDKEKIVLTQKEKALEKRENEIYYEKRRLREELS, translated from the coding sequence ATGGGAAAGAAAGACAGGGATAGCTTTTTACTTGCGTTGGAAGAAGAAGAAAACCGAATTGCCAACGAACGCTACAAAGCAAAGCAAACGGAACAAGAAATGAAGAAGCTCAGTAAAGATTATGAGCGTATTTTTACTCGATCTGGACAGCTGTTTTATAAGCTCGAAAAAATATTCCAAAAAAGTCAGGCGAAATCTATTTTTACAGAAATTTTTTCGGATATTCAAAGAGAAGAACAGGATATTTTTGAACGAATAGATAAGGAAAAAATTGTTTTAACTCAAAAGGAGAAGGCGCTAGAAAAACGAGAGAATGAAATTTATTATGAGAAACGACGATTGAGAGAAGAATTGTCTTGA
- a CDS encoding GNAT family N-acetyltransferase, which yields MTITFRRPVATDLNRIIEIENMGFSQEEAASSEAMLERIKKIPDSFILAISGENTIIGYAVGPVIPERYLYDELFETTIKNPETGGYQSVLSLVVDPLYQNLGVASRLLTKLAEESEKYERVGITLTCLASLIPFYEKNGYKNEGISDSQHAGETWYNMVLEL from the coding sequence ATGACAATAACTTTTCGTAGACCAGTAGCAACTGATTTAAATAGAATTATTGAAATCGAAAACATGGGGTTTTCACAGGAAGAAGCAGCGAGTAGCGAAGCGATGCTGGAAAGAATCAAAAAAATACCAGATAGCTTTATCTTAGCAATTTCTGGTGAAAATACGATCATTGGGTATGCTGTAGGACCTGTTATTCCGGAGAGGTATCTTTACGATGAGCTTTTCGAAACGACCATAAAAAATCCTGAAACAGGTGGATACCAGTCTGTTCTTAGTTTAGTCGTCGATCCGCTTTATCAGAATTTAGGCGTGGCAAGTAGACTGCTTACTAAGCTTGCAGAAGAGTCTGAAAAGTATGAGAGAGTCGGGATAACGTTGACTTGTTTGGCATCACTAATTCCATTTTATGAGAAAAACGGATATAAGAATGAAGGGATATCTGACTCCCAACATGCGGGAGAAACATGGTATAACATGGTGCTGGAACTTTGA